The Catenuloplanes niger genome includes a window with the following:
- a CDS encoding AfsR/SARP family transcriptional regulator, which translates to MDGGVRLRVTLLGAFRVSRGDTVLAVPGARLRALLVRLALAGGRPVATAALIDAIWAEAPPADPAHALHRLVSRLRRALGPDDPTVVAPVTGGYRLAVRPDDVDAVRFTDLAAHGGAAALTEAVALWRDRPGTEPAVVAAVAPAVATRLAHASIEVITGLADAELSLGRAEAAAGRLSGLLAEQPMHERAAALLMDALTATGRQAEALAVYERTRAALADALGVDPGTALRDRQLRLLRPAAGRPSPEPPAGGSPAGSPPAGSRLAGGPGASSPLAGGSPTDSPLPGGSFADGPLAGSSLAGGSGASSSVAGGPLTSSPVVGGSPADGPPLNSPLANSPLSGGALAGLPAPLTSFVGRDGDLARIAALLATGRLTTVVGPGGAGKTRLAVEAAHRHRHEYRDGVRLVDLAAVTDPATVTTAVLAAFGPRTGGLLRRAGDGDLDVLVAELGGRETLLLLDNCEHVIDAVAHLAAALLPRCPGLRVLATSREPLAVDGEALVPLGPLDLPGPDDGVTRARDTAAVRLFAARAAAVRPDFTVDDTTLPDVVRVVRGLDGLPLALELAAARLRTLTLPDLAGGLADRFRLLAAGSRAAPHRHRTLRAVIAWSWDLLDARERDVAERVSVLPGGITTDSATAVCAGAADVPELLAALTDRSLLHLDPATGRYRMLETVREYGRERLAATGTLGAVRDLAAAHVAALIAAQDARLRGPGQLAALRIIDAEYDNALAGLEHRCAVGDSAGAVAAALTLTWYWQMRGRHADAVRRLGEALAISGDGPAAARARAAYLLHRADIVSGVPTADTAGDRERMRALAGRLLADADGPGHHRLLGPILLFLLDDPAASAAFRRVADGEDRWAAGLAHMFQAEIAGDRGALDRARAHVEAALDHFGRAGDEWARAAVLPMRAAFRRYDDLDGARADLTEARSLIGRFGAPGLGDQLYGDLRWVDLHLRRGDTGRAAALLDTARARAVRASSARMLTLVDVHEAALRVRLGELDRARDLLDAADRGLRESPADHARALAGGVRAALLLARDDVAGADAVLAAAHAAAVATGELPVVAGVTVWAAAVADRRGRSYESAVLLGTAARLRGADDRTDPLVRDLTRRCRAALGEDTFGAAYADGRGPEGRAGGDR; encoded by the coding sequence ATGGACGGCGGCGTACGGCTACGGGTCACGCTGCTCGGCGCGTTCCGGGTGTCCCGGGGCGACACCGTCCTGGCCGTACCCGGTGCGCGGTTGCGGGCCCTGCTCGTCCGGCTGGCGCTGGCCGGCGGCCGCCCGGTCGCCACGGCCGCGCTGATCGACGCGATCTGGGCCGAGGCGCCGCCGGCCGATCCCGCGCACGCGCTGCACCGGCTGGTCTCCCGGCTGCGCCGCGCCCTCGGCCCGGACGATCCCACCGTGGTCGCGCCGGTCACCGGCGGATACCGGCTGGCGGTGCGGCCGGACGACGTGGACGCGGTCCGGTTCACGGACCTCGCCGCGCACGGCGGCGCCGCCGCGCTGACCGAGGCGGTCGCGCTGTGGCGCGACCGGCCCGGCACCGAACCCGCGGTCGTCGCCGCGGTCGCGCCGGCCGTCGCGACCCGGCTGGCGCACGCGTCGATCGAGGTGATCACCGGCCTCGCCGACGCGGAGCTGTCACTCGGGCGGGCCGAGGCCGCGGCCGGCCGGCTGTCCGGGCTGCTGGCCGAGCAGCCGATGCACGAGAGGGCGGCCGCGCTGCTGATGGACGCGCTCACCGCCACCGGACGGCAGGCGGAGGCGCTGGCCGTCTACGAACGGACCCGGGCGGCGCTGGCGGACGCGCTCGGCGTCGATCCGGGCACCGCGCTGCGCGACCGCCAGCTGCGCCTGCTGCGCCCGGCGGCCGGCCGTCCCTCGCCCGAGCCACCCGCCGGAGGCTCACCTGCCGGTAGCCCACCCGCCGGTAGCCGGCTTGCCGGCGGTCCTGGCGCGAGTAGCCCGCTTGCCGGCGGTTCGCCTACTGACAGCCCGCTTCCCGGCGGTTCGTTCGCCGACGGGCCGCTCGCCGGTAGCTCGCTTGCCGGCGGTTCCGGCGCGAGCAGCTCGGTTGCCGGCGGCCCGCTCACCAGCAGCCCGGTTGTCGGTGGTTCGCCCGCCGACGGGCCGCCCCTCAACAGCCCGCTTGCCAACAGCCCGCTTTCGGGCGGTGCGCTCGCCGGCCTGCCCGCGCCGCTGACCAGTTTCGTCGGGCGTGACGGCGACCTGGCCCGGATCGCCGCGCTGCTCGCCACCGGCCGACTGACCACGGTCGTCGGACCGGGCGGCGCCGGGAAGACGCGCCTCGCGGTGGAGGCCGCCCACCGGCACCGCCACGAGTACCGCGACGGCGTCCGGCTCGTCGACCTCGCCGCCGTCACCGACCCCGCCACGGTCACCACGGCCGTGCTGGCCGCGTTCGGACCGCGGACCGGCGGCCTGCTCCGGCGGGCCGGCGACGGCGACCTCGACGTCCTGGTCGCCGAGCTCGGCGGCCGGGAGACCCTGCTGCTGCTGGACAACTGCGAGCACGTGATCGACGCCGTGGCGCACCTGGCCGCGGCGTTGCTGCCCCGCTGCCCCGGCCTGCGGGTGCTCGCCACCAGCCGGGAACCGCTCGCCGTCGACGGCGAGGCGCTCGTCCCGCTGGGCCCGCTCGACCTGCCCGGCCCGGACGACGGCGTCACCCGGGCCCGGGACACCGCCGCGGTACGCCTGTTCGCCGCGCGCGCCGCCGCCGTACGCCCGGATTTCACCGTCGACGACACGACGCTGCCCGACGTCGTGCGTGTCGTGCGCGGCCTCGACGGCCTGCCGCTCGCGCTGGAACTGGCCGCCGCCCGGCTGCGCACGCTGACGCTGCCCGACCTGGCCGGTGGCCTCGCCGACCGGTTCCGGTTGCTCGCCGCCGGCAGCCGTGCCGCGCCGCACCGGCACCGTACGCTGCGCGCGGTGATCGCCTGGAGCTGGGATCTGCTCGACGCCCGCGAACGCGACGTCGCCGAACGCGTCTCCGTCCTGCCCGGCGGCATCACCACCGACTCCGCCACCGCGGTCTGCGCCGGTGCCGCCGACGTCCCGGAGCTGCTTGCCGCCCTCACCGACCGGTCGCTGCTGCACCTGGACCCGGCCACCGGCCGCTACCGCATGCTGGAGACCGTCCGGGAGTACGGGCGCGAGCGCCTGGCCGCGACCGGCACGCTCGGCGCGGTCCGGGACCTGGCCGCCGCGCACGTCGCCGCGCTGATCGCCGCCCAGGACGCCCGGCTGCGCGGCCCCGGCCAGCTGGCCGCCCTGCGGATCATCGACGCCGAGTACGACAACGCGCTCGCCGGTCTCGAGCACCGGTGCGCCGTCGGCGACTCCGCCGGTGCGGTCGCCGCGGCGCTGACGCTCACCTGGTACTGGCAGATGCGCGGCCGTCATGCCGACGCGGTGCGCCGGCTGGGGGAGGCGCTCGCGATCTCCGGCGACGGGCCCGCGGCCGCGCGTGCCCGCGCCGCGTACCTGCTGCACCGCGCCGACATCGTCTCCGGCGTCCCCACGGCGGACACGGCCGGTGACCGGGAGCGGATGCGTGCGCTGGCCGGCCGGCTGCTCGCCGACGCGGACGGTCCGGGCCACCACCGCCTGCTGGGCCCGATCCTGCTGTTCCTGCTCGACGATCCGGCCGCGTCCGCGGCGTTCCGGCGGGTCGCCGACGGCGAGGACCGGTGGGCGGCCGGGCTGGCGCACATGTTCCAGGCCGAGATCGCCGGCGACCGGGGCGCGCTCGACCGGGCACGCGCCCACGTCGAGGCGGCGCTGGACCACTTCGGCCGGGCCGGCGACGAGTGGGCCCGGGCGGCGGTGCTGCCGATGCGTGCCGCGTTCCGGCGGTACGACGACCTCGACGGCGCCCGAGCCGACCTGACGGAGGCCCGGTCGCTGATCGGCCGGTTCGGCGCGCCCGGCCTCGGCGACCAGCTCTACGGCGACCTGCGCTGGGTCGACCTGCACCTGCGCCGCGGCGACACCGGCCGGGCGGCCGCCCTGCTCGACACCGCCCGGGCCCGGGCCGTGCGCGCGTCCTCGGCCCGGATGCTGACCCTCGTCGACGTGCACGAGGCGGCCCTGCGGGTCCGGCTCGGCGAGCTGGACCGGGCGCGTGACCTGCTCGACGCCGCCGACCGTGGTCTGCGGGAGTCGCCCGCCGACCACGCCCGCGCGCTGGCCGGCGGCGTCCGGGCGGCGCTGCTGCTGGCCCGGGACGACGTGGCCGGCGCGGACGCGGTGCTGGCGGCGGCGCACGCGGCCGCGGTGGCGACCGGGGAGCTGCCGGTGGTGGCCGGCGTGACGGTGTGGGCGGCCGCGGTCGCCGATCGGCGGGGGCGGTCGTACGAGTCGGCCGTGCTGCTCGGCACCGCCGCCCGGTTGCGTGGCGCGGACGACCGGACCGACCCACTGGTCCGCGACCTCACCCGGCGGTGCCGGGCCGCGCTGGGCGAGGACACGTTCGGTGCCGCGTACGCGGACGGCCGGGGCCCGGAGGGCCGCGCCGGCGGGGACCGCTGA
- a CDS encoding gluconokinase has product MTRTDDEVALEAAADPLVVAMDIGSTATRGGVHDATGRRVRGLQHKVPHAFTVAADGTSVIDPDQVVAEVGQVLDAVTADRRLGTRIAGVAMDTFAASLIAVDATGRALTPCLTYADSRSTGAVTALRAELDERAVQQRTGTRLHTSYHAPRLRWLADTQPRVVAEAAFWWSLGEYVLARLIGQPLAGTSTVAWTGLLDRRTGRLDAELLAAAGAGPRAGTAPGARAVVGVDAGQFSPPRDMTQPVPEAAPARWPALARAVWFPVVTDGYASNIGSGATDATVLTAATATSGALRVLLDGPADPLPFGLWNYRVDAGRTLLGGAINDVGRAISWAQNTLRLGPAPAAVLAAPPGDATPLVLPYLTGERAPGWAGGVRAEFSGVTAATDADLLFRGIVEGVAITYARVADELHPAAPAVLEIAAAGRVSNDQPEWLGILADVLGRPVTHVTRRRATQHGTALLALDVLAPGVPRARRVTGVTYEPRPAHAAYYAERRARFAAAYGTPATG; this is encoded by the coding sequence ATGACCCGGACCGACGACGAGGTCGCCCTGGAGGCGGCGGCGGATCCGCTGGTGGTGGCGATGGACATCGGGTCCACGGCCACCCGCGGGGGTGTGCACGACGCGACCGGGCGGCGGGTGCGCGGGCTGCAGCACAAGGTGCCGCACGCGTTCACGGTCGCGGCCGACGGCACCTCGGTCATCGACCCGGACCAGGTGGTCGCGGAGGTCGGACAGGTCCTGGACGCGGTGACCGCCGACCGGCGCCTCGGGACCCGGATCGCCGGTGTCGCGATGGACACCTTCGCCGCGTCGCTGATCGCGGTGGACGCGACCGGCCGGGCGCTCACGCCGTGCCTGACCTACGCCGACTCGCGCAGCACCGGCGCGGTGACGGCGCTGCGGGCGGAACTGGACGAGCGGGCGGTGCAGCAACGCACCGGCACGCGGCTGCACACCAGCTACCACGCGCCGCGGCTGCGCTGGCTCGCGGACACCCAGCCGCGGGTCGTCGCCGAGGCCGCGTTCTGGTGGTCGCTGGGTGAGTACGTGCTGGCCCGCCTGATCGGGCAGCCGCTGGCCGGCACGTCCACGGTGGCGTGGACCGGCCTGCTCGACCGCCGCACCGGCCGGCTCGACGCCGAACTGCTCGCGGCCGCGGGAGCCGGCCCGCGCGCCGGCACCGCACCCGGGGCGCGCGCCGTCGTGGGAGTCGACGCCGGGCAGTTCTCGCCGCCGCGGGACATGACGCAACCGGTGCCGGAGGCGGCCCCGGCGCGCTGGCCGGCGCTGGCCCGGGCCGTGTGGTTCCCGGTCGTCACCGACGGGTACGCCAGCAACATCGGGTCCGGAGCGACGGACGCGACCGTCCTCACCGCGGCCACCGCCACCTCCGGCGCGCTGCGGGTGCTGCTGGACGGCCCGGCCGACCCGCTGCCGTTCGGCCTGTGGAACTACCGCGTCGACGCGGGACGCACGCTGCTCGGCGGGGCGATCAACGACGTCGGCCGCGCGATCAGCTGGGCACAGAACACGCTGCGGCTCGGCCCGGCACCCGCGGCCGTGCTCGCCGCCCCGCCGGGCGACGCCACCCCGCTGGTGCTGCCGTACCTGACCGGGGAACGCGCGCCCGGCTGGGCCGGCGGGGTCCGCGCCGAGTTCAGCGGGGTGACGGCCGCGACGGACGCCGACCTCCTGTTCCGCGGGATCGTCGAGGGCGTGGCCATCACCTACGCGCGGGTCGCCGACGAACTGCACCCGGCCGCGCCGGCCGTGCTGGAGATCGCGGCGGCGGGCCGGGTCAGCAACGACCAGCCGGAGTGGCTGGGGATTCTCGCCGACGTGCTCGGGCGGCCCGTCACGCACGTGACGCGACGCCGGGCCACCCAGCACGGCACCGCACTGCTCGCGCTCGACGTGCTGGCGCCGGGCGTCCCGCGGGCACGCCGGGTCACCGGCGTGACGTACGAGCCACGGCCCGCCCACGCCGCGTACTACGCGGAGCGGCGCGCGCGTTTCGCCGCGGCGTACGGCACGCCGGCGACCGGCTGA
- a CDS encoding DUF6892 domain-containing protein yields MTIVFPDRGLHLGVLDALLADGAIDAADLRAIVESTGPDGPGDGYPGPGPRLAASLELLHAHPVPAAQAAAVEQVDFDGGNDIYLLIEQTLDIDTGGETDDYNVTSLAGVHLLPSLRSLNLDGHGYHPAPLDLTPLTGHPALATLFLTGECTAAGALESLPALRELDVSLARLDDPEVVTRLEGRGVTVRR; encoded by the coding sequence GTGACCATCGTCTTCCCCGACCGGGGCCTGCACCTCGGCGTCCTGGACGCACTGCTGGCGGACGGCGCGATCGACGCCGCCGACCTCCGGGCGATCGTGGAGTCCACCGGACCGGACGGTCCGGGCGACGGCTATCCCGGACCCGGCCCACGCCTGGCCGCGTCGCTGGAACTCCTGCACGCCCACCCCGTGCCGGCCGCGCAGGCCGCCGCGGTCGAGCAGGTGGACTTCGACGGCGGCAACGACATCTATCTGCTCATCGAGCAGACGCTGGACATCGACACCGGCGGCGAGACCGACGACTACAACGTGACGTCGCTGGCGGGTGTGCACCTGCTGCCGAGTCTGCGGTCGCTGAACCTCGACGGCCACGGCTACCACCCCGCGCCGCTGGACCTCACCCCGCTGACCGGGCACCCGGCGCTGGCCACGCTGTTCCTCACCGGTGAGTGCACCGCGGCCGGGGCACTGGAGTCCCTGCCCGCGCTGCGCGAACTGGACGTCTCGCTGGCCCGGCTCGACGATCCCGAGGTCGTGACGCGACTGGAAGGCCGCGGAGTGACGGTCCGCCGGTAG
- a CDS encoding helix-turn-helix domain-containing protein, with the protein MERHEFGAAVRQLRESTAPAAVGLPDGRRRVRGLRREELGDLAGMSADYVRRLEQGRSHPSAGVVNAIARALRVGRADYERLCALAGYAAADGQVPDDVGPGAMRLLERFVDTPMFVSDAAMNLVAVNSAFLALRHWERTGDPWEWNVAWRTFCDPFSTFRQSAADATDHQTILVARLRSALLRYPADASLAALVDELRSRSGLFDTLWREPRPVTAYESSAAFVHPDAGAVTLVGSLLAIPGDDLAALMLTAAPGSADAARLAEIVEDAGEPAIIRVGRAGPG; encoded by the coding sequence GTGGAACGTCACGAGTTCGGCGCCGCGGTGCGCCAGTTGCGTGAGAGCACGGCACCGGCGGCCGTCGGGTTGCCGGACGGCCGCCGGCGGGTGCGCGGGTTGCGCCGGGAGGAGCTCGGCGACCTCGCCGGGATGTCCGCGGACTACGTACGCCGGCTGGAGCAGGGCCGCAGCCATCCGTCGGCCGGCGTGGTGAACGCGATCGCCCGTGCGTTACGGGTCGGCCGGGCGGACTACGAACGGCTCTGCGCGCTGGCCGGGTACGCCGCCGCGGACGGGCAGGTGCCGGACGACGTCGGCCCGGGTGCGATGCGGCTGCTGGAACGGTTCGTGGACACGCCGATGTTCGTCTCCGACGCGGCGATGAACCTGGTCGCCGTGAACAGCGCGTTCCTGGCCCTGCGGCACTGGGAGCGCACCGGGGACCCGTGGGAGTGGAACGTCGCCTGGCGTACGTTCTGCGATCCGTTCAGTACCTTCCGGCAGTCCGCGGCCGACGCGACCGATCATCAGACGATTCTCGTCGCCCGCCTGCGGAGCGCGCTGCTGCGCTATCCGGCGGACGCGTCCCTCGCCGCGCTGGTCGACGAGCTGCGCAGCCGGAGCGGGCTGTTCGACACGCTGTGGCGTGAGCCGCGGCCGGTGACGGCCTACGAGAGCAGTGCCGCGTTCGTGCACCCGGACGCCGGCGCGGTCACGCTGGTCGGCAGCCTGCTCGCCATCCCGGGCGACGATCTGGCGGCGCTGATGCTGACCGCGGCGCCGGGCTCGGCCGACGCGGCGCGGCTCGCGGAGATCGTCGAGGACGCCGGTGAGCCGGCGATCATCAGGGTGGGCCGGGCCGGCCCAGGATAA
- a CDS encoding NADP-dependent oxidoreductase: MKAVRFHEFGGPEALRYEDVEQPVPGAGEVRVRVAATSFNGVDGNIRAGYMQGPIPVRLPHTPGIDVAGTVDALGEGVTDLAVGDRVIGFLPMTGAGAAAEYVIAPAEILTGAPRNIPLADSAALPLVGLTAWQALFDHGNLTAGQRVLINGAGGAVGGYAVQLAKEIGAEVIATASPRSAQRVKSDGADRVIDHTTTDVVAAVTEPVDLVLNLAPVTPEQLAALVTLVRDGGALVNTTVWMPAPSDEARGVRGIDLFVRSDADQLADLAARVGTGELRVDVAERVALADLPALHTRAGTGELPGKTIILAPAA; the protein is encoded by the coding sequence ATGAAGGCAGTGCGTTTCCACGAGTTCGGCGGGCCCGAGGCCCTGCGTTACGAGGACGTCGAGCAGCCCGTCCCCGGCGCCGGGGAGGTCCGCGTCCGAGTCGCCGCGACGTCGTTCAACGGCGTCGACGGCAACATCCGCGCCGGCTACATGCAGGGCCCGATCCCGGTCCGGCTGCCGCACACGCCCGGCATCGACGTGGCCGGCACGGTCGACGCGCTCGGCGAGGGCGTGACCGACCTGGCGGTCGGCGACCGGGTCATCGGCTTCCTGCCGATGACCGGGGCCGGGGCGGCCGCGGAGTACGTCATCGCGCCGGCCGAGATCCTGACCGGTGCGCCGCGCAACATCCCGCTGGCCGACTCGGCCGCGCTCCCGCTGGTCGGCCTGACCGCGTGGCAGGCGCTGTTCGACCACGGCAACCTGACCGCCGGCCAGCGGGTGCTGATCAACGGCGCCGGCGGAGCGGTCGGCGGGTACGCCGTACAGCTGGCCAAGGAGATCGGTGCCGAGGTGATCGCCACGGCGAGCCCGCGCAGCGCCCAGCGCGTCAAGTCCGACGGCGCCGACCGGGTGATCGACCACACCACCACCGACGTGGTCGCGGCGGTCACCGAGCCGGTCGACCTCGTGCTCAACCTCGCGCCGGTCACCCCGGAACAGCTGGCCGCGCTGGTGACGCTGGTCCGGGACGGCGGCGCCCTGGTCAACACGACCGTCTGGATGCCGGCCCCGTCCGACGAGGCGCGCGGCGTACGCGGCATCGACCTGTTCGTCCGCAGCGACGCCGACCAGCTCGCCGACCTGGCCGCCCGCGTCGGCACCGGCGAGTTGCGCGTCGACGTCGCCGAGCGGGTGGCGCTCGCCGACCTGCCCGCACTGCACACCCGAGCCGGCACGGGTGAACTGCCCGGCAAGACGATCATCCTCGCGCCCGCCGCCTGA
- a CDS encoding SDR family NAD(P)-dependent oxidoreductase encodes MTTIAIIGAGPGLGAAVARRFGAEGFAVALIARDQGRLDALTAELNGRITTIGGYAADVRDPAALTAALGRAAGELGPVEVLQYSPLPHHDFLRPLPETTTADITAAVEFSVLGPVTAVQAVLPGMRALGRGTVLFVNGGSATRPNPAVAGTSIAFAAETAYATMLHDTLAPDGIHVAQLIVPGAITADHPDKNPAALADRLWRIHTTRAGFRTYAEPMPEPR; translated from the coding sequence ATGACCACGATCGCCATCATCGGAGCCGGCCCCGGACTCGGTGCCGCCGTCGCCCGCCGGTTCGGCGCCGAAGGGTTCGCCGTCGCGCTGATCGCGCGCGACCAGGGACGGCTCGACGCGCTCACCGCGGAGCTCAACGGCCGGATCACCACCATCGGCGGGTACGCCGCGGACGTCCGCGACCCGGCGGCACTCACCGCCGCGCTCGGCCGGGCCGCCGGCGAGCTCGGGCCGGTCGAGGTGCTGCAGTACAGCCCGCTGCCGCACCACGACTTCCTGCGTCCGCTGCCGGAGACGACGACGGCCGACATCACCGCCGCGGTCGAGTTCTCCGTCCTCGGGCCGGTCACGGCCGTCCAGGCCGTGCTGCCCGGCATGCGGGCGCTCGGCCGCGGCACCGTCCTGTTCGTCAACGGCGGCAGCGCGACCAGGCCGAACCCGGCGGTCGCCGGCACGTCGATCGCGTTCGCGGCCGAGACCGCCTACGCCACCATGCTGCACGACACGCTCGCCCCGGACGGCATCCACGTCGCGCAGCTCATCGTCCCCGGCGCGATCACCGCGGACCACCCGGACAAGAACCCGGCCGCGCTCGCCGACCGCCTCTGGCGCATCCACACCACCCGCGCCGGATTCCGCACGTACGCCGAGCCGATGCCGGAACCCCGATAG
- a CDS encoding peptidoglycan-binding domain-containing protein: MTVTTTISALARALSGIVDDTANPPADDRTVRRLLEALRVGTGDGSPDATSRAVRRFQAAMGLPADGIAGPRTVHMMVTTLRQARPAA; encoded by the coding sequence ATGACGGTGACGACGACGATCAGCGCGCTGGCCAGGGCGCTGTCCGGGATTGTGGACGACACGGCCAACCCACCCGCCGACGACCGTACGGTCCGGCGGCTGCTCGAGGCACTGCGGGTCGGCACCGGCGACGGCTCACCGGACGCGACGTCCCGCGCGGTCCGCCGGTTCCAGGCCGCCATGGGCCTGCCGGCCGACGGCATCGCCGGCCCGCGCACGGTGCACATGATGGTCACCACGCTGCGTCAGGCCCGGCCCGCGGCCTGA
- a CDS encoding IS630 family transposase → MAEPVRARRLTQDEGRRLQQLVRRGKHDSVRVRRALIIMASASGTPVPAIARLVAAHEDTVRDVIHMFNQMGLACLNPQWAGGRPRRISEDDEAFIVTTATQHPRRLGQPFTRWSLRKLADYLAGRDAARRVVVSPERLRQLLHDNDVSWQRTRTWKESSDPDFDAKLDRIEQVTNAFLDRCFAFDQFGPLSIRPHHGSTWAPRSDPGRLPATYTRTHGIRYFHGCYSLGDDQLWGVVRRRKGADHSLAALQSIRAARPDGAPIYVILDNLSANKTAKIRRWAALNKVELCLTPTSASWANPIEAQFGPLRTFVMAGSDHPNHTVQTGELQKYLRWRNANARHPDVLAAQRRERARIRSERQHRWGRPRTQTAA, encoded by the coding sequence GTGGCTGAGCCGGTACGGGCACGGCGGTTGACCCAGGACGAGGGCCGCAGGCTGCAACAACTCGTCCGGCGCGGGAAGCACGACTCGGTCCGGGTCCGCCGGGCGTTGATCATCATGGCGTCCGCGTCCGGGACCCCGGTCCCGGCGATCGCCCGGCTGGTCGCCGCGCATGAGGACACGGTCCGGGACGTGATCCACATGTTCAATCAGATGGGGCTGGCCTGCCTAAACCCTCAGTGGGCGGGCGGCCGTCCCCGCCGGATCAGTGAAGACGACGAAGCGTTCATCGTCACGACGGCCACGCAACACCCGCGCCGGCTCGGGCAGCCCTTCACCCGGTGGAGCCTGCGGAAACTCGCCGACTACCTCGCCGGCCGTGATGCCGCCCGGCGGGTGGTCGTCAGCCCGGAGCGGCTGCGGCAACTTTTGCATGACAACGACGTGTCCTGGCAGCGCACACGCACCTGGAAGGAATCGTCGGATCCGGACTTCGACGCGAAACTCGACCGGATAGAGCAGGTCACGAACGCGTTCCTGGACCGGTGTTTCGCCTTCGACCAGTTCGGGCCGCTATCGATCCGCCCGCACCACGGCAGCACGTGGGCACCGCGATCCGATCCGGGCCGGCTGCCCGCGACCTACACCCGCACGCACGGCATCCGCTACTTCCACGGCTGCTACAGCCTCGGCGACGACCAGCTCTGGGGAGTCGTCCGCCGCCGCAAAGGCGCAGATCACAGCCTCGCCGCGCTGCAATCGATCCGCGCGGCGCGGCCGGACGGGGCACCGATCTACGTCATCCTCGACAACCTGTCGGCGAACAAGACCGCGAAAATCCGCCGGTGGGCGGCCCTCAACAAGGTCGAGTTGTGCCTGACCCCGACCAGCGCGTCCTGGGCCAACCCGATCGAGGCCCAGTTCGGACCACTCCGCACGTTCGTCATGGCCGGCTCGGACCACCCGAACCACACCGTCCAGACCGGCGAGCTGCAGAAATACCTACGCTGGCGCAACGCCAACGCCCGCCACCCCGACGTCCTGGCCGCCCAACGACGCGAACGCGCCCGCATCCGCAGCGAACGCCAACACCGCTGGGGTCGACCACGCACCCAGACCGCCGCCTAA
- a CDS encoding MFS transporter has protein sequence MTSDHSRGVTVGLRSPRGPILLALMLSTGLIAIDATILATAVPSIVGELGSFDQFPWLFSVYLLAQAVSVPIYSKLADTVGRKPIILVGIAVFLVSSVLCAVAWNMTALIAFRALQGLGAGAVAPVSVTIIGDIYSVEERARVQGYIAGVWAAASVLGPTMGGLFAQFASWRWIFVVNVPLCLAAGWMLLRAHRETVAKRRHHIDYAGAATLTVALTALILAVLEGGNAWAWRSVPSVATFTVGAVALAGFVLIERRAAEPIIDLSLLRRPIILSTTCAGLGVGAMLTGITSFAPTYLENSIGTVPLVSGLAVAAFTLGWPLAATNAGRLYLRYGFRSTAVVGSAIATAGAVALAGTAAWPSPYTVAAVTFVIGFGLGWTAVPTLIAAQSSVDWEQRGVVTGVSIFARTAGSAIGVAVFGAIATSIIAAGAGEHDFDTIVSASTWVFASVAVAAALTVAAVLAMPRTPAVTRPAGPADHHI, from the coding sequence ATGACCAGTGACCACAGCCGCGGCGTGACCGTCGGCCTGCGTTCGCCGCGCGGGCCGATCCTGCTGGCTCTCATGCTGTCCACCGGGCTGATCGCGATCGACGCCACCATCCTGGCCACCGCGGTGCCCAGCATCGTCGGCGAGCTGGGCAGCTTCGATCAGTTCCCGTGGCTGTTCTCCGTCTACCTGCTCGCGCAGGCGGTGTCCGTACCGATCTATTCGAAGCTCGCCGACACCGTGGGCCGCAAGCCGATCATCCTGGTCGGCATCGCGGTCTTCCTCGTCTCCTCGGTGCTGTGCGCGGTGGCCTGGAACATGACCGCACTGATCGCCTTCCGGGCGTTGCAGGGGCTGGGCGCGGGCGCGGTCGCACCGGTCTCCGTGACGATCATCGGTGACATCTACTCGGTCGAGGAGCGGGCGAGGGTCCAGGGTTACATCGCCGGCGTCTGGGCCGCGGCGTCCGTGCTCGGGCCCACGATGGGCGGCCTGTTCGCGCAGTTCGCGTCCTGGCGCTGGATCTTCGTGGTGAACGTGCCGCTCTGCCTGGCGGCCGGGTGGATGCTGCTGCGCGCGCACCGCGAGACCGTGGCGAAGCGCCGGCACCACATCGACTACGCCGGCGCGGCGACACTGACGGTCGCGCTCACCGCGCTGATCCTGGCGGTACTCGAGGGCGGCAACGCCTGGGCGTGGCGGTCCGTGCCGAGCGTCGCCACGTTCACGGTCGGCGCGGTCGCGCTGGCCGGGTTCGTGCTCATCGAGCGGCGGGCCGCGGAACCGATCATCGACCTGAGTCTGCTGCGCCGGCCGATCATCCTCAGCACCACCTGCGCCGGGCTCGGCGTCGGGGCGATGCTGACCGGCATCACCAGCTTCGCCCCCACCTACCTGGAGAACTCGATCGGCACCGTACCGCTGGTCTCCGGGCTCGCGGTGGCCGCGTTCACGCTCGGCTGGCCGCTGGCCGCCACGAACGCCGGCCGGCTCTACCTCAGGTACGGGTTCCGGTCCACGGCCGTCGTCGGCAGCGCCATCGCCACGGCCGGCGCGGTCGCGCTGGCCGGCACCGCGGCGTGGCCGAGCCCGTACACGGTCGCGGCCGTCACGTTCGTCATCGGGTTCGGGCTCGGCTGGACCGCGGTCCCCACGCTCATCGCCGCCCAATCCTCCGTCGACTGGGAGCAGCGGGGCGTGGTCACCGGCGTCTCCATCTTCGCGCGCACGGCCGGCAGCGCGATCGGCGTCGCCGTCTTCGGCGCGATCGCGACCAGCATCATCGCCGCGGGCGCGGGCGAGCACGACTTCGACACGATCGTCTCCGCCTCCACCTGGGTCTTCGCCTCCGTCGCGGTCGCGGCGGCGCTGACCGTGGCCGCGGTCCTCGCGATGCCGCGGACCCCGGCCGTCACCCGGCCCGCCGGTCCGGCCGACCACCACATTTGA